The Comamonas endophytica sequence TCCAGCCGGCGCACCACGCGTATGCGCTCGGTCAGGTCGCAGTGGATGCGCGCCATCTCCAGGTTGCCGCTGGCATGCACCAGCGCCATGTGGAAGGCTTCATCCATCTGCGACACGGCGGTGCAGGTGGCCAGCCGTTGCGAAGCATCGACGCACCACAGCTCGCACAGCGGCGCGAGCCGCTGCGCCAGGTCGGGGGCCGCGCCCAGCAGATCGATGGCGGCGCATTCCAGCACCGAGCGCACGTCGTACAGCTGCTCGAAGACATGGAAATCGATGCTGTTCACCAGCCACCCGAGCTTGGGCATGACCGAGATATAGCCCTCGCGCTGCAGCCGCACCAGCGCCTCGCGGATCGGCGTGCGGCTCATGCCGAGCAGGGCGCTGACCTCGTTTTCGCTGAAGCGGTCGCCCGGCACGAAGTGGAAGTTGTCCAGCGCCTCCTTGAGCTGCGCATAGGCCGAGGCGGCAAGGCTGACTTGGGTCACGGATGTCTCCTATTCTTGTAGTGGGGCGGTCTAGCGCAGGCTGCTGCAATAGGCGCGCCAGCCGCCGAAAGCCGTGATGTCCGTGGCCTGCGCCAGCGCATGCCCTTCGCAGATGAAGCCCTTGCAGGCCTTGCCGCTGGCCAGCGTGACGGTGCCTATTCCCAGTGGCGCGGGCACGCCCGCGACGAAGCGCCCGAAGTGCGCCAGCGGCATCTCCCAGACCTCGACGGCAATCGCCGCGCCGCCTTCGCCGCGCGACAGGCCCGGCTTGGGCGGCACCGTGCCCTGCAGGGCGTAGAGCCGGTAGTCGGCGCTGGTCTGCGTGGCTTCGACGAAACGCGCGCCGCAGGAGAGCAGTTCATGGTTCAGCGGCATGCCGCGCAGGTGCGCGCCTACCACCGCCACCTGGATC is a genomic window containing:
- a CDS encoding GntR family transcriptional regulator; translation: MTQVSLAASAYAQLKEALDNFHFVPGDRFSENEVSALLGMSRTPIREALVRLQREGYISVMPKLGWLVNSIDFHVFEQLYDVRSVLECAAIDLLGAAPDLAQRLAPLCELWCVDASQRLATCTAVSQMDEAFHMALVHASGNLEMARIHCDLTERIRVVRRLEFTRSYRIDAAYDEHARILQTLLTRDTLRTKALLQQHIAVSRDEVRKITLHTLQGARQARVAA